The following proteins are co-located in the Sardina pilchardus chromosome 24, fSarPil1.1, whole genome shotgun sequence genome:
- the LOC134072783 gene encoding probable C-mannosyltransferase DPY19L1 — protein sequence MGAKLDDSGNCPRVKKFSVPSELGAPRSSFVPNIFLNDMSSFVEENLGISMRAFLNLGVTLLIALLAGIAHWRHLDGLFENDRHFSHLSTLEKEMAFRTEMGFYYSYYKNYIESPSITSGLRFFVNDHLSESPKVINALKRFNLYPEIVIGNLQRTYTGFMEFFGLPSKACYDVHRVNDASPVEGCEGLGDPAYFYVTCVFVLNGLMMSLLFLYGTYLSSSRLGGLVSVLCFFFNHAESTRVVWTPPLRESFSYPFFVMQMLMLTYIIRNQNPGRKVLAALGVCNILFMLPWPTSQYILLTQVACLYACYVMGYITPSLLKRLIAVHMAAASVCSVLLFGNTSPSSLYASALLAAWVVVSFRDILFKDYPHGGQRALVQGFTWFGLTVPLKWTLSAVLGTSDVHISHVVSSKFNLNKDFISMMYSCVDEYDYMELETILGYIKTLLLPLNLIIMGFIGLKTGYKVMNYLKQPTVKEEETQDDTEQVPDLNNGEVVFNGLQLLAFAVLAVMVMKLKVFLAPHMCIMASLLCSRPLFNWLGDRSKHHMVIFWVLSIMAVQGVVNIQKQREIGGDFRSPAQEELLQWINTNTPTDAVFGGAAPTMASVLLSTRRPIVNHPHDEDPGQRERTKMVYSMYSRKPVMEAMKSLMELKVDYFILENTWCFPRAREGCSLPEIWDVEDVANRGKPPLCALLSADPQPHFRTAFENKVFKVLQVPKPTR from the exons ATGGGGGCTAAGCTGGACGATAGTGGCAATTGTCCAAGGGTTAAAAAATTCTCAGTGCCCTCGGAGTTGGGTGCGCCACGGTCTTCATTTGTcccaaatatttttttaaatgacatgTCTTCATTCGTGGAAGAAAATTTAGGTATTTCAATGCGTGCTTTCCTGAACCTGGGAGTTACTTTGCTTATTG CACTTTTAGCTGGTATTGCACACTG GCGGCATCTTGATGGTCTGTTTGAGAATGACAGACATTTTTCACACTTATCTACCCTGGAGAAAGAAATGGCTTTTCGAACAGAAATg GGTTTTTATTATTCTTACTATAAGAACTACATTGAGTCGCCCTCCATTACCTCTGGGTTACGTTTTTTTGTCAACGATCACCTGTCAGAATCTCCAAAAGTCATCAATGCCCTCAAGAGGTTTAATCTCTATCCCGAG ATAGTCATTGGAAATCTACAGAGAACATACACAGGTTTCATGGAGTTCTTTGGGCTTCCCAGCAAGGCCTGTTACGACGTCCACAGAGTCAATGACGCAAGTCCAGTGGAAGGCTGTGAAG GCCTGGGAGATCCAGCTTATTTTTATGTCACCTGCGTCTTTGTGCTAAATGGCCTGATGATGAGTCTTCTCTTCCTGTACGGGACATATCTAAG CTCTTCTCGTTTGGGAGGTCTCGTCAGTGTTCTTTGTTTCTTCTTTAACCATGCTGAA agCACTCGAGTCGTGTGGACCCCTCCTCTACGCGAGAGCTTCTCCTACCCTTTCTTCGTCATGCAGATGCTTATGTTAACCTACATCATCAG GAACCAGAACCCCGGGAGAAAGGTTCTAGCAGCCCTTGGTGTGTGTAACATTCTCTTCATGCTCCCTTGGCCAACATCGCAATACATCCTGCTGACTCAG GTTGCCTGCCTCTATGCCTGTTATGTCATGGGATACATCACCCCCTCTCTGCTCAAACGTCTGATTGCTGTCCACATG GCTGCGGCGTCCGTGTGCTCCGTGCTGCTGTTCGGGAACACGTCTCCGTCGTCTCTCTACGCCTCCGCACTCCTGGCGGCCTGG GTTGTTGTCTCCTTCAGGGACATCTTATTCAAGGATTACCCACACGGAGGCCAAAGAGCT TTGGTGCAAGGCTTTACGTGGTTTGGCCTAACTGTCCCTCTGAAGTGGACACTATCAGCCGTCCTTGGTACCAGTGAT GTCCATATTAGCCATGTGGTCAGCTCCAAGTTCAACCTCAACAAGGACTTCATCTCCATGATGTACTCTTGTGTGGATGAGTATGACTACATGGAGCTGGAG ACTATTCTGGGGTACATCAAGACACTGCTCCTGCCACTCAACCTAATTATCATGGGATTCATCGGGCTGAAG ACTGGGTATAAGGTGATGAACTATCTGAAGCAGCCGACAGTAAAGGAAGAGGAGACGCAGGATGACACTGAACA GGTTCCGGATTTGAATAATGGAGAG GTGGTGTTCAATGGTCTGCAGCTGCTGGCGTTTGCTGTGCTGGCTGTGATGGTCATGAAGCTCAAAGTGTTCCTGGCCCCACACATGTGCATCATGGCATCACTCCTCTGTTCACGTCCG CTCTTCAACTGGCTGGGCGACCGCAGCAAGCACCACATGGTCATCTTCTGGGTGCTGTCCATCATGGCCGTGCAGGGCGTGGTCAACATCCAGAAGCAGCGGGAGATCGGGGGGGACTTCAGGAGCCCGGCCCAAGAGGAGCTGCTGCAGTGGATCAACACCAACACCCCGACCG ATGCGGTGTTTGGCGGCGCTGCCCCGACCATGGCGAGTGTGCTGCTGTCCACCAGGAGGCCCATAGTTAACCACCCCCACGACGAGGACCCAGGACAGAG AGAGAGGACCAAGATGGTGTACAGCATGTACAGCCGTAAGCCGGTTATGGAGGCCATGAAGAGTCTGATGGAGCTCAAGGTGGACTACTTCATCCTGGAGAACACCTGGTGCTTCCCACGGGCCAG GGAGGGCTGCAGTTTGCCAGAGATCTGGGACGTTGAGGACGTGGCGAACAGGGGCAAGCCCCCTCTCTGCGCCCTGCTGTCGGCCGACCCCCAGCCGCACTTCAGAACCGCATTTGAAAACAAAGTCTTCAAAGTACTGCAAGTGCCCAAACCCACCAGATAA
- the LOC134072784 gene encoding homocysteine-responsive endoplasmic reticulum-resident ubiquitin-like domain member 2 protein has translation MLRAMDMDIPVTLVIKAPNQKYDDQTIYCFLNWTVEKLKTHISHVYPSKPSSKDQRLVYSGKLLSNDLQLKDVLRKQDEYHMLHLVCASRTPPASPQPHRRRTKSKSHSSSSSSADPRPSSTESGSTAAGQSHVPGPHTGGQNQPGHFINTAAHPAFAQGHWLQFPQVAGHPYGTAAPISPMSLLWWQQAYAWQLYMHQQASLAAYYQTAPPIPPTGQSEQPREEQPAAPADPIGGEGQDGEDQNRDWLDWVYTGARAVVLLSIIYFYSSFNRFVMVIGGMLLLYLHQAGWLPFNLEHELQNLVDAGNQDELDGELNDLQDMDRVMDDGFGDEDGDSGEEGSEAPPGEDDQSGFFSSAWSFITTFFTSLIPEGLPNAAN, from the exons ATGCTACGGGCCATGGATATGGACATTCCCGTTACCCTTGTCATCAAGGCCCCCAATCAGAAGTATGATGACCAGACAATATATTGCTTCTTGAACTGGACGGTGGAAAAGCTGAAAACTCACATCTCACACGTTTATCCCAGTAAGCCG AGCTCCAAGGACCAGAGGTTAGTGTACTCGGGGAAGCTGCTCTCCAACGACCTGCAACTCAAGGATGTCCTGAGAAAG CAGGATGAGTACCACATGCTCCACCTGGTGTGCGCCTCCCGAACTCCGCCGGCCTCCCCTCAGCCGCACAGAAGACGCACTAAGAGCAAGTCccactccagctccagctccagcgcgGACCCTCGGCCGTCT aGCACAGAGAGTGGCAGCACTGCAGCAGGCCAGTCACATGTTCCAGGGCCGCACACAGGCGGGCAGAACCAGCCAGGTCACTTCATCAACACTGCAGCACATCCTGCCTTTGCACAAgg TCACTGGCTCCAGTTCCCCCAGGTGGCCGGTCATCCCTACGGCACGGCCGCTCCCATCAGTCCCATGAGCCTGCTGTGGTGGCAGCAGGCCTACGCCTGGCAGCTCTACATGCACCA ACAAGCCTCATTGGCTGCATATTATCAGACAGCACCGCCCATTCCTCCTACGGGCCAATCGGAGCAGCCCAGAGAGGAGCAGCCGGCTGCTCCTGCTGACCCCATTGGTGGGGAGGGGCAGGATGGCGAGGATCAGAACCGTGATTGGCTGGATTGGGTGTACACGGGGGCCCGGGCAGTCGTCCTGCTCAGCATCATCTACTTCTACTCCTCCTTCAATCGATTCGTCATGGTCATTGGAGGCATGCTGCTGCTCtacct TCATCAAGCCGGCTGGCTCCCTTTCAACCTCGAGCACGAGCTACAGAACCTTGTAGACGCGGGCAACCAGGACGAGCTGGACGGGGAACTTAATGACCTCCAGGACATG GATCGTGTGATGGACGACGGCTTTGGAGACGAGGACGGGGACAGCGGCGAGGAGGGTAGCGAGGCACCCCCGGGAGAAGATGACCAAAGCGGCTTTTTCTCCTCCGCCTGGTCCTTCATCACCACCTTCTTCACTTCCCTTATCCCTGAGGGCTTGCCCAACGCAGCAAACTGA